Genomic window (Candidatus Atribacteria bacterium):
AAAGAAGATTGTCTGCTCACTAAATCTACTGAGGTTAAACTATTTCCGATTATCGGTGGAGGGTAGAGGGCATTGGTCATTTAAGAGATTCTGTAATTTTTTTGCCGAGAAAGAACAATAGGGTAATTCTCTGAAGGCATGTACTTTAGTTGGTTACTAGGTCGTATTTTGCTCCTCCCATTCCGTGAATAAAAAGATCAGAAATCAATATACGATTATATAAAGTTAAGAGAAGGGCTTTGGGTCTTATTTTCAATACCCGTTCTTTAAGGACGGCCTTTAAGGAATACAAAGATTTTAATCCGACTGTTTTTAGCAGAAATATTTTACCGTGAGAATCATCATAAAGATAATTCCCCCTTTTTTCTCTTAGAACAAAAACTTTTCTCCTCTGTTCTCTCTTTCCCCAAATCCAGAAGAGGAGATTTTACGAGTCCGTTTTATTTTGGGGAAATTTAAAAAACGGCCTTTCCATTTATAAAAGCACCTCTATGTCCTTAATGCCTATCTCTTCTTTAGAGATAAAAGGTTCGGCAAATTCTGTGCCAATAAGATTTCCCCAGTAACGGTTAGAGTTTAACACCCATTCAAATAACTGATGCCCTTCAGGTGATGGTCCAAATTGAGATTCGTAGGACTTAATAGATTCTATTTTCATTCCCAACTCTTTACTAATATCCATAATAAAAGAGGGTTTGAAATGTATCTTGAGATGAGAAGCAATATAATAATATATTTTCTTGACATAAAAAGGTTTGCCCTGCATTTCAGTTTTAGTGAATTTTCCGTAAAAACGGGCAGCATCACAAATCTTGGAAGCAGTTATATGGTCAGGATGAGCATCTATCCAGTAAGGAGCAAAAAGGATGTCTGGCTGAAGTTTTCTGATAATTTCAGCTAATTCCTGACGGAAATCTATTTCATCCTGAAGATATCGATTAGGAAAATCAAGAGTAATTCTTTCCTCTATCCCCAATATCCTACTTGATTTTACACTCTCTTTTTTTCTAGCCTCCGGGTTTCCATGGGGCGTAGGCTCGCCATCGGTTAAATCTACGATAGTCACTCTA
Coding sequences:
- the bshB1 gene encoding bacillithiol biosynthesis deacetylase BshB1, whose translation is MLNILAVGPHPDDVELGMGGSILKFTEANHRVTIVDLTDGEPTPHGNPEARKKESVKSSRILGIEERITLDFPNRYLQDEIDFRQELAEIIRKLQPDILFAPYWIDAHPDHITASKICDAARFYGKFTKTEMQGKPFYVKKIYYYIASHLKIHFKPSFIMDISKELGMKIESIKSYESQFGPSPEGHQLFEWVLNSNRYWGNLIGTEFAEPFISKEEIGIKDIEVLL